tgcggacgatgggatacacatatgatagcaaactactggtgaccgtagaagaacagtactgcggacaatgggatacacatatgatagaCTACTAGTGACCGTAGAAGaccagtactgcggacgatgggatacacatatgttggcggactactggtgaccgtggaaggacaggactgcggacgatgggatacgcatatgatggcggactactggtgaccatgggaGAACAATACTGCGGTCGATGGGATACGCATaggatggcagactactggtgagcATGGAAGAAAAATACTGCGgttgatgggatacacatatgatggcggactactgttgAAACATCCAGAGCGAATGTCCAGGAACATGTCATCGCAGGAAAtcataaaaatgtaatttcaaCGACAACTCAATGAAGAAATGTTTTGGTTTTGTTCGTGTTCCCGGCTTCTTGCAATTTATCTTACCTCCAGTTTTTGATTTTCAGTCATTACATGTATGATACAATAAGtgtacatttatatggacatacatcatatcttgataagcaaacctgatggagaaaaactaatgtcattttcagaatctatgaccccaaaaaGGTTCTAACATCTCAATCACCAAAAATGGTTTTCCCTGGTTTTATCAACCCGTGTAAAGGGGTCTTTAGTTGTAGTTATAATGCAGAGTGCCTTGTACTGGCAATGGGACGGCTCACTCAGGCAGTCTCTTGATATTCCCTCCAAGCTTCTTTTGACACACAAATCCAAATGATAAGATatatatcagatttttttttattttcctataaAATAGAAAACACACAGAGCAGTCTGAACgaaatgaatataaaaaaatcaatagCATTTGTATCATTCAACAGATCTGTATGGGAAATTTCCTCAATCCGGAGGCTAAAATGAAAGTGTCCACATAATATTCATCACTGATTGTGTGGGGTCGGTTCTGCGTTATAAACATCACAAGTAGAAGCTAAATCTAAAATAGAAGCCAATTCTACATGAAAGACATTCTGGAACATTTACAAAGATGCTTACAAAGTGTTCATACCAAAAACACATAGTAATTCAAAGTGggagattttttttgtgtgtgcacccTGTATTTCATGGTGTACCCCCCTATTCAAGTATACATAAGGTGCAGTGCAATGAAATGCTCTACTTAACGGATGTAAACTGGGTAACCATTTGGAAGGTATATGTGAAAGAGCGCCCCCTACCCCTCAGATAAAAGGGAAAAACACCACAAACAAATTCACTCAGTCAAAAACAATCAcaccccctagaagaagttgtcagaatcaaatgaaacccTCTCTGTCATtgcaacgttgatataagtgattacattatcagagcaaaaggatcatttatggcGGAAAACttaccccttgaagggaggctctagtaccttggtgtaccgcctctagcttagatacaagatgtgatacggggcgggcatggaggctctagtaccctgttgtaccaccacaaGCTTAAATGcattacaccagcagtgggagcaatgtctccatacacttgccttgtgtgccctcacaaatccactgctcccaacacctcctaacagcctggtcagaacggcccaggtggtggaAAGTTGGTCgaaatgaccatccagcttctcatattccaaacaactccccccccccccccctcaaactctggtaacaggtgaaatctcttctctgcgtcgtagaggcgtctagcagtcaacaagctctacacaagtaaagaagaggtcactacacacaaggagcctctgaaagtctttttataggccaaggtggggggcgggggggaccacttttagggtctcaggtggcaagacctttgtctaatcacaccacaactctaatcctttgcatatctgtctgagatggaactgcatgccgattTTGGAGCAAAACAACAGCTTCTTCTagaggctggatttttttttttgggaccaACAGAGTAGAAGTATCCCTATCAAGCTGATAAAAGAAAAACATTCAACTATCATAACATTGGTCGGAAAGTTGAGTGCCAGCCAGTAGAGCTTCTGTTGTAGAACGCTTCCTGTGTCTCTCCCACGTATAACCCAGTCCGGAGTCCTTGTACATTCACTGTCTCTATATGCTAATATGGCAACCAGGGTTTTTCCACCCAGCTTTACCAAGCTCTTTAACACAACATTTTCCTCATTATTGGTTAGACTGGCTATAAAATGGATAGCTACAGTAAAAGCTTCTATAGGTCCGACACCCAACTTTCGCCGACTCTGTATAACCAATTACCCGTTTCTCTGAGGGGCAGAGATTACAATTGAGCTTACAGCTTCCATAGAGTTGTCATTCAGCTTTCTCAGTTACCTGCtaagtaagggtatgttcacattgaGTTTTCCTTACCATGGATTTAACATGGAATCTATGCAGGTTACTTTTAAATGGGAGTCCTTGGTACagtctattagggctcattcacacgggcgtatttagtTTTAGTCTGTGAAATACACAGCATTTTCACGGACCAAAACTCTGTATTTCCTGCCTATTGCAATTTTTGCGCATATATATTAATTGCCTTTTCACGTGCGCATAAAAAAAATGTGccaaggccccattgatttcatgcgtaaatatgcagtCAATGCTCATGTATCATGTTTATGCACTGCGTACTTACGTGACCCGTCACTTGTTGACACAGAGTCTGCGTCGGGAAATCCGTACAAGCATTTGCTCATTGGAAAGGactaaatctgcatgcggatcagCAGTATACTAAAGTGAAGCTCCGAGGCAAAATTCTGCATTTTAGAGTACTTTGACACTTTATGACTAATGACTATCGCTGCTATGCTTTTACCCAGGAGCGATAgaggttcagtgaatggaggcggagcatccAGGAAAATGCCAGGCGGCATGCTGGAATCCTGAAAGACCccatttatagtcaatggggtccatggaGCAACGGTCGTGTCCAGCAGATGCTGGATCTAGCATAACCTATTACCAGAGATGTGAATGAAAGCCCAAGATCGTTATTACTCATTAACAGATACAAGGTTATTAGGAAACGTAACTCATTGACTTACATCTactagatatatctatatatctatctccggGAAAATGCGTCTTCGTAGAAAGGCGATGCTGTATCAGAATAAATTAAGAATGGTCACATATATTGAAGGCCATAGGTCATTATCAGAAACGAGCTGAAGATTATCCGTATTAATGTGCAAAGCTATACAAGGCGTACGTATCCCTGCCGAAATAATCAGGGACAGCTATGAAATTAAACCAGTAATGTCAAAGCCTCATCTACATACCAGTGTGGACTGATATCACAATTACAAACACCAACACTCAATAGAAGAACCTAGAAGTTACTAGTAATAGGAAAAACATAAACCGAGGTTACAGTCAAGTCGTAAGAAAGAACTATTGGGGACTTGAACACTTTGAAAACCCTTATGACCCAGTCTGGGGGGCAGTTCGCCCCTTCCACATACACCTTACTGTTATTATGGTCTAATACGGGATGGCAGATGTATGCAGCTTTATTTAGTCATGCCATGATATATATAGGAAAATGTGATGGTTTCTTTATGGAAAACCAAGTAAtcatgtagatatgatagcttttaatggctaacaaaaatacttgatgttctagcaagctttccaacctacttggggttcttcctcagacttAATGGAACAGATCTTAGGAAGAccccctgagtaggttggaaagctcactacaacatcatgtatttttgttagccagtaaaagcTATCAAATCTAcaacattacttggtttctctcactgagaacaatcacacattgctctactggctaacaccgtgccAAACTTTTTATGATATATAGGGGAACATCGTAATAAACATTATTGCTCCGTCTTTTCTACAATTCCCTGTATAACCCTGATTTTATGCCACATTAAAAGAGGTCCCCAGTAAATATATATAGGTTATCGGGTCCATTCTCTAAAACGTTGTTCAGCGGTTCTATCTTATTTGCTTATTTCTTAGTTAATACTATTTAAAGTCAATCGAGATAGGATTTAGCTAAGTGGATTTTAGATGCAGAGCTAAAAATCCTTTACACTGatacagagttaaaggggttgtaccacgatcacaagttatccccctaTCCACAGCATATGGGATAACGTGTTGATCAATGGCTGACACTACATGGATCCTTAGGGGGTCCCGTTTTTCCCCGTTGtcttcactgtgggcttactgcacccccagcAGTAAGGAGAGGACTGAGCGGAGTGCTGGTCACACAAGTGCGCTGCCGATTCATTCATTTTCAGTGTGaatgctggagatagccgagcggcAAGTGCTCAGGTATTTCAGTAAGCCcagctgaaatgaatggagtgccgacTAAGCATGCTCGTCTGCCCTTCTGACGTCATTGCAGGGAAAGAAGCAAGTTCGATGCCATTCGCGAGATCAACGGGGGTTTCATCAGtaagacccctaccgatcagtaggttatcccctatcctgtggataggggataaattgaAAAGATAGTTGAAACCAGCTCAGATGGTTTGTTTATGCTTTGCCACCAATCACCTCACCTGATCCCCtaccactagggatgagcgagcgtactcggataagcactactcgctcgagtaatttgctttatccgagtatcgctgtgctcgtccctgaagattcgggtgccggcacggagcggggagctgcaggggagagcggggaggaacggaggtaagatctttctctccctctctcccacccgctctccccgctgcgactcacctgtcagccgcagcggcacccgaatctttagccccgagcacagcgatactcggataaagccaattactcgagcgagtagtgcttttccgagtacgctcgctcatctctacctaccaCCCCTGGACTTCACTTTCTGCTACAAGAAGCGAAATATGACGTCACCAACACTAGaggcatgtgaccactgtagccaatcactagctcacttcagccagtgattagctgcagagaTCACACGTCCTGTTGTAGTGACATCATCATAGCTGCAACAGGTAGTAAAGACCAGAGAGGGAACCGGACACAGGTAGAAGGAGAGCGGGGAGGGTGGGATGGCCAGGTGAGGTTATGTCTTTATGGGTTATTTTTCACCACTGAACTGGGTTGAAATAATTTTTCTCCCTggttaacccctttaactctgttaAACCCAATAATAATAAAAGTATGCAGCACGCTCCTAGACTACAAGTATTGACAGCTGCCGAGTGCCAGATTTTTATCATTTACCTTTTGGAGGCTTTTGAGACAGAAAAAAAGAGCGCCGATTGTgatcagggaaaaaaaaaaaaaacacaacaaattgGGGGTCTAAAAATGACATGGCATTAAAAAACTGGACATttaccttaaaggagttgtccggtggtaaaataaaaacgatggataggtaatcaatagagcAGCATGGGTCTGTAATGCAGgatccctgcagatcagctgttctctgggcccatgctctgagctgatttctgcaggaagcaatatagctctgttctcactgtagtggtcagggttggtattgcaggccaagtctccattgaaatgaataagaacttttcctgtaatagtaagtttggccactgcagtgagaacagagctgtccgcttccttaAGAAACCAGCATTGAACAGCAGCACACTGGCCCAAAGAATAGTTGATCATCAGAGACCTTTGCTGATGGACCACTGCGcatctactactgatggcatatcctcagtacaactggacaacctctttaacaaaaCAATCACACCTCGGTGTCCCTCAGCATTCCTCAATGGCGAATTGGTCTAGTTATGCTCAAACTAGATCACTCCAGAGTACATTTGCTATTTGATACCCCAAAACAGCTGGGTGACAACGTCTGTATTGGTGGCTCTCAGCGGATAGAACTAAGAAACTTGAGAGAAGATCACAACCTCAGGACTCCTATTTATTGGTGATTTTGGGGTAAAAAGGTTCTTTAAATTCCAAGTATGATACTATCGATACAGTTAAAATCACTAGTATAGGCAATTATAAAAGTAATGGATGTTTTAGTTTTGTTTTAACCGCCTACTTTTCCTTAAGGATGTATTGGCCAACATGTCGGCTGCGGGGAAGCAATGGAAACAATTTCCATTTTGTACTGCTTAAATATGTAAATTCTCTATAACATCTGGGGTACATGATTAAATAATATTATATAACGCTCTGGTCATTATTTTTTGCCAAGTGCCTGCCTGGTAATCGCCTATTGTGCCCCTGGAAACcagaagaaaatatatatatatttcatttcaAAAGACTATATACACCAAAGGTATATAAATATCGCCCATGCATTAAATTGCGTGTGCCACCCAATCACATAGGAGGCAGCCATTTTGTGGGAGGAGTCAAAAGATTGCAGTCAAGTAGGTAAATCATAGAAACGGGTATTAAGGGCGACCACAAAATGGCTGCCTGCGCACGTATTGTACGGACGGGCACACTTTCAGTCATGGTGGAAAAAAGCAAAACTAATAAAAACACACTCAAATGTCACAATTGCGTTCAAAGGACAAACAGCCGGGTCTCTTCTAAGAGCCATTCATCCTCTTCATACAACAGAACTGTAACAGAATATCAGAGGCCATCCTGACCGCCGTTTCCCCAACCGCTACTGAATACCATTGCTTCACTTTGGTACGCATTGATCATGGCGAATCCATGCAAAACCTGAAAGTTCAAGTGATAGTCACCAATATCCCTCGGGTCTAGGAAGCTCGGATATGTGGAGTTGCTGGAGGAGGTACCCTCAGGTCCAACGTCGATCAGCAGCATAAAAGTGGTGACCTGCAGTACCCATCACCACCACACTCCTGTATGGCACTGTGCCCCTAAATTTTGCTGAACAGTAGAGCTCAGACTCCCGCTGATGATCCGTTGACGCCTTGCTTAGACAGAAGTTCTTTAGTATAATAACTCTTCAAACAGCTCCACATATCTCAGCTTCCTACGAAAGGAATACTGGAATGAAGTATAGCCTAAATTTTCAGGTTTTGGTTGGATTTAGCCTTTATTATTCTCAAAAACTGATTCATAGCTTACAATTGTAAGCGTCATACAATGCCCACATTTGTGTCAGCGACACACTGCAAACTCGATGCTACCTGTGAGAGTGTCGAATTAAAAAACTTGTATCGAGGCAGACATAGGGGGTGAAGCGGTTATAGAGACAGGAAAAGCATTCTGGAGGTTGTGAACGATCACGAAAATATAACAAACAGCAAAGGAAGCGGATGTGAAATCTGTGTGGATGACCAAGCTGCAGGAGGGTACAGAGCCACCCGTTTTCATACACAAATGCCAGTCTGGCCTGATTGTCCTCCTCTTGATGCAGACAGCAGGTTCTCCACCTGTTGTAGGGAGACAGTCTTACGGTTGATGTTGGCCCTCTCCCTCGGGGCTTGGTTATGGCGTGTAAGCAGGCGGTGGTTGGAAAGGATTCATGACGTCATATTCGGCAGGGTAAGAGTCAGCTTCCATCTCTGACAGTAGCTCCAGAGCCTGCTCTTCTTCTTCTGATGGATAATGGCGTAGGAGGTTGGCGGCGGTGGCGAGGATGGATGCCCCCCCGGCTCCAGCCACCAAGTAGAAACTAACAGCGAAGGTCACGTAGACTTGGGAGCCGTGGTATTGTTTGTGTTGCTGCTGCAGGGCCAATATGAGCTCCGACGCCCAGTAGCAGAAGCCGATAACTGTAGCACACTGCAATACTGGAAAATACGGAAATCAGGGAGACATTATTTACAAGCCCAGAGTTACAAATACAGGTCCCCTACTTGGGAACGTTTGAGTTACGaacttcgctagatacgaacaagCCTTCtgtaagtatgatgtaatgctatagcactacatcatactgtacagcaatcagacaggcattctatcagaaggcccccggctgccatagcaacccgCGATCTTATCGCCAGAGGCTGTACAGGACCCCCAAACGTCGGGtgcagctccaataagccgcgcagctcatcagagctgttaactctttaaacacAGCTGTCAACAGAAagacaggagtgatagtcattgggGCAGCTGTTGTCCCGTATACCTTTACTTCCTTTATGGCCAATTATGGCACTGTACAGTTATTACATGGCTCTGCAGGCACCCAGTAATTTCAATGGATGCTCTATTTCCCCTCAGTCCCCCTACAATATACTACAGGCAGGATGATCCACAATTTAGTCCAAAATCCAGCAACCCCCCTGAAGGTACATTAGCCAAAAACATTACTTTGATACGTAGATATTTTTTAATTCATGTATTCAAATCTTTACTCACAGGGCCACTCCAGCGTAAGGACATTTTCCCATTcgtgcccccctcacctgattgcctgccacactctggagggctcctatgtatattacagtcacttccatgcagtgcagcctcctgctgGATACTTCTCAGGCATCTTGATGCCAAGATATCTCCCtgctcatttttttttatactctacatgcccatgatgcatcagcacagcatcaaaaGACCAACTAGAgcaagtaccatctctgcctgctgggaggacactgtaatTATAAGTATCTATAAATCACATAAATATCAGATAATTATCACTACTCTGCATATTTATCTAAATAAAACTACTGGCCATAATTACCCAGTcataaggatgagctgtgatcataATACTGTGACAGGAGTCtccaatcatcatcagtaactgacatGAGTTTCTGTCTCCCCCaagaagagcttgtgtggtagagttTTTGTAAgatcatcacacaggaattatgctgactgaaaaactgacttcttgaaagaacataaagccaagtaaatctcagttggccagaatgagatcacatgacctatCCAAGGAAAAGGACTCCAGGAAGTTCCAAATGGAAAggaactaaccaaggtaatattagccaacttatatatactggagaaggatggaggaggggggggggggggggatagctacataaaaaCATTTCacctgagtggccctttaaactgtgCTGCACAACTTTCCCCCCCAAACGGGACATCAGTGATAATAAATACCTGTAAGTATATGGGCAAAAGCGTAGCGCCTTGTAATTTTCAGAGCAGGATGTTTGGGACCGAAAACATCGAGTAAGAAGGCGGTCATACTGCAGGCGATACCCAGGAAGCAGAAGCCAGCAATGACACGAAGGAGAAGTATCGTCTGATGGTTCATACAGAACTCTGCAAGAACATACGACACGTGTGAGTATAAATGAGCTCTAGTTACTTAGGCATGAACAAGTTAATGGCGATGTCCACTTTAGAAAAGTTCCATGAAAAAGAGAGGATTATAGCGGATGCCCAACTGCTTTCGTGGCACCTGTCATTAGACATCAGTGGAATGGGGGTCACCAGCAGCTTCCTGTGCCATCCGTTTCATGAGACGAGATGCAAGGTTACAGAGCTGGAGCCCTCAAGACTTTGGTAAATGTTCAAACTAACTTCATCCAGAACAATCATCCTATAAGCACCAACATTCTGTTCCTTCTAGCATGTAACTCACTTGTCAGTAGCTCAGGGTCCTCCGTTCCAAGTACATCTGCCACCCCCAACTCCTGGCGTTTGCAAGTCCCCCCATGGATATGTAGCCATGCTGGTTCTGCTAGAGCCGTGCACAGGGCTGTGATAGATAACGCACCGGGCAGGGCTGATGCCAGGCTTCTTTCTGGCTGCTTGGGCAGTGAGTGAGCCCCGTGACCTCTTCTTCTTGGCATAGAAGAACTACCGGACCCGCCGGGAGCAAACATCTCAGGTGCTGTATCAGTCTAAAGTGAACAAAACGAGAAAATACAGCAAGAAATTCAACATCCGTCCACAAGATTAGCAGCGGAGTAATGTAGCAACGTTGGTTTGTTCAACAGaccatctttaggcctcatgcccacggccgtgactgactccgccagtggaataacGCAGTGGAGTCCGCCACGACGCCCACCAAAACcaccatacttaccactccggatccgcCGTATGCTTTCTGCATGGAGGGCTGGCAGTGTCAGATGATGCAGCTGGCGATCGGCAGGGTGCTACAGCGGAATTATAGCgtgacggccagcttccattgactacaatggaagccggctgcgcaTATTCCCGCGGCAAGTAGAACATGTCGCATTTTCttacacactgcggaattccacggtagaattccgcagcgtgaacattgagctattaggttcaatagaaccaaatagctgcgggacaacgccgcggatttccgacgCAGAATAACTCTGGCCGTGGGCATCAGCACATATGGAATATACTTTGAAGCATGcgaacacacagtataatgtcagaaGGTTTCGAGGGGTTTATTATGTCACCATTTTAGGCCAGAGGAAGAACCCttagaggtt
The nucleotide sequence above comes from Eleutherodactylus coqui strain aEleCoq1 chromosome 2, aEleCoq1.hap1, whole genome shotgun sequence. Encoded proteins:
- the TMEM127 gene encoding transmembrane protein 127; translated protein: MFAPGGSGSSSMPRRRGHGAHSLPKQPERSLASALPGALSITALCTALAEPAWLHIHGGTCKRQELGVADVLGTEDPELLTKFCMNHQTILLLRVIAGFCFLGIACSMTAFLLDVFGPKHPALKITRRYAFAHILTVLQCATVIGFCYWASELILALQQQHKQYHGSQVYVTFAVSFYLVAGAGGASILATAANLLRHYPSEEEEQALELLSEMEADSYPAEYDVMNPFQPPPAYTP